From Pristiophorus japonicus isolate sPriJap1 chromosome Y, sPriJap1.hap1, whole genome shotgun sequence:
ctctatctctctctctctctctccctccctctgacccagtgatggacatctctctctccctccctccgacccagttatggacttctctctctctctctctccctctgacccagtgatggacatctctctctctctctctctctctctccctctgacccagtgatggacatctctctctccctccctctgacccagttatggacatctctctctctctctctctccctctgacccagtgatggacatctctctctccctccctctgacccagttatggacttctctctctctctctctctccctctgacccagtgatggacatctctctctctctctctctctctctctctctccctctgacccagtggtggatatctctctctctctctgacccagtgatgaacATATCGCCCTCCTATCTAACTGCAGGCTGTACACTCCGGATGCAGTGCTATCACTGTGAGGAATTCCAGTTGAACAATGACTGCTCCCAGCCTCAGTCcatcgtgaactgcaccgtcaacATCCAGGATGCCTGTCAAAAAGAAGTGATTGTACGCAGTGATGGtgagtacacactcccctatcactgaccctacccacccatttaatcccctcccacagcccatgtacactctccgctatcactgaccctacctacccatttaatcccctcccacagcccatgtacactctcccctatcactgaccctatccacccatttaatcccctcccacagcccatgtacactcccctatcactgaccctatgcacccatttaatcccctcccacagcctatgtacactctccgctatcactgaccctacccacccattgaatcccctcccacagcccatgtacacactcccctatcactgaccctacccagccatttaatcccctcccacagcccatgtacactcccctatcatggATAAAATTCTGTGTAAATTCCCTCTGGTCCCTAAAGGGAGTCGAGGGGAATTCCAGAATGTtttgcccccctctccccccgccacttCCCTCACACGATCCATTGGAAAGCTGCGTTTTTCAGATAGAATTTACAGGAATGTTGTGTTTGGTGAACTAGTCGATTTTGGCAGCAGATTGAATGGTGCAGTGAGGTGGAACAATTCTTTCACCTCAGTGACTTGGGATCCAACCAACTGACAGAAATGTCATGAATGTCTCCTCTGTCTGACAGCTCCAGGGAGGTTTACTGGCAATGAGTCCACAGACTTGAACATCAGTCCCTAGTGGAGTCAAGTCCACGGCTGAGAACTGGATTGAACTTCACACTAATTGGCCGTCATTGGGCCGGGGCAAGTGTGTGAGATGGAAATATATTGTTTGAAATCCCAATGGGCCCAATCCCTTCCCAATGTATAGTATCCCAACAGACACAATCCCTTCCCAATCTCTCCCAATGTACAGTATCCCAttggacccaatcccttcccaatctctcccaatgtacagtatcccaatggacccaatcccttcctAATCTCTCCCAATGTACagtatcccaatggacccaatcccttctaaatctctcccattgtacagtatcccaatggacccaatcccttcccaaTCTCTCCCATTGTATagtatcccaatggacccaaacccctaccCATTCattctcactgtacacaatcccaatggacccaaacccttcctaTTGACTCCcaatgtatacaatcccaatggacccaatcccttcccattcactcctattgtacacaatccctatggacccaatcccttctcattcactctcactgtacacaatcccaatgaacccaactCCTTCCATTTggctcccattgtatacaatcccaatgaacccaaccccttcccattcactcccaatgtacacaatcccaatgaacccaatcCCTTCTCATTaactctcactgtacacaatcccaatgaacccaactCCTTCCATTTggctcccattgtatacaatcccaatgaacccaaccccttcccattcactcccaatgtatacaatcccaatgaacccaaccccttcccattcactcccaatgtacacaatcccaatgaacccaactCCTTCCTATTGACTCCcaatgtatacaatcccaatggacccaatcccttctcattcactcccattgtacacaatcccaatggacctgttGGTGGGAGCATGGGGAACTTTGGggctgggaggggcgggggggagaggggtcggcCTAGGGCTGAGCCGCAGCCTGCCAATGGCACAGGTGGATGGACAAGATGTTCAGAGGGGAGGCTGCTCTGTGCTTACCGACCCCTCCTGTTGTAGATTGCGAGGGGCTTGCTGTCCATCTGCAtcagtggggggttgggggggggggggctctgggcAGCGTTCCCAAGCaccgctcaccctctctctgtctctctctccctcctcccccgcaggGACCTTCTTCCGCAAAGcctgcgcctccttctccacctgcCTGTTGACATCGGCTGGGTACCAGGCCTTCTGCACCCCCACCAAGGTGGGCTCCATCTGCATCAGCTGCTGCAACACTCCTCTCTGCAATGGCCCCCGGGCCGCCAGGAAGCAGAactccacctcctcctccgccATCTCCTTCCCGCACCTGTGGCTCTACCTGGCCCTTGCCGTCCCTGTACTATACTCCTGGACGGCCCTGATGTAGCCCCAAGATACAGCCGTGGTCGTTCAATGGAGTCTTGTGACTGCCAACGCTCTCGTGTCCTTCCCCACCACATCTTCCTCCTTCTCCAACTCCCCCAGGACAG
This genomic window contains:
- the LOC139241089 gene encoding ly6/PLAUR domain-containing protein 1-like, with the translated sequence MQCYHCEEFQLNNDCSQPQSIVNCTVNIQDACQKEVIVRSDGTFFRKACASFSTCLLTSAGYQAFCTPTKVGSICISCCNTPLCNGPRAARKQNSTSSSAISFPHLWLYLALAVPVLYSWTALM